In Stenotrophomonas sp. 610A2, one DNA window encodes the following:
- the dnaG gene encoding DNA primase: protein MARLPDAFIDDLLARTDIVEVVGSRVPLKRQGKEYASRCPFHDERSASFTVSPTKQFYHCFGCGAHGTAISFLMNYDRLEFLDAVDELAKRVGMEIPRETNARTPQQQDDSRDQYSALDAATRFFQKQLEGNDKARAYLDGRGVDADTRARFSIGYAPDGYSALKDALGKDERRMKLLERVGLFSKNDRGHVYDKFRDRVMFPIFDRRGRVIAFGGRVMEKDDGPKYLNSPETALFHKGRELYGLWQVRQANQKIERLIVVEGYMDVVSLFQFGVTQAVATLGTATTPDHAELLFRNAPDVYFCFDGDAAGRRAGWRALESVLPRMKDGRQAFFLFLPDGEDPDTIVRKEGADAFDARLKQGTPLSQFFFDELSREINLGTLDGKARLAERAKPMLAQIPDGAFGDLMKQELARLTGIGSTATAAAPAARPPMRNNAVPAQKRSLVREAISILLQKPSLALELEGHHAINGLRLPGIDLLLEMLTLVQQRPDISTGALLEHFNGREEQAALQKLVAMALPSDEELWSKELQDAIEQLEKQLLQQRLEELQTKQRQQGLDDTDKYELRELLKARRETHKSARRDQ from the coding sequence ATGGCCCGACTTCCCGACGCGTTCATTGACGACCTGCTGGCCCGCACCGACATCGTCGAAGTGGTGGGCTCACGTGTGCCGCTCAAGCGCCAGGGCAAGGAATACGCGTCACGCTGCCCGTTCCACGACGAGCGCTCGGCCTCGTTCACGGTCTCGCCGACCAAGCAGTTCTATCACTGCTTCGGTTGCGGCGCGCACGGCACCGCGATCAGCTTCCTGATGAATTACGACCGCCTCGAGTTCCTCGATGCGGTGGATGAACTGGCCAAGCGCGTGGGCATGGAAATCCCGCGCGAGACCAACGCGCGCACACCCCAGCAGCAGGACGACAGCCGCGACCAGTACTCAGCGCTGGATGCCGCTACCCGCTTCTTCCAGAAGCAGCTGGAGGGCAACGACAAGGCCCGCGCCTATCTGGATGGCCGTGGCGTCGATGCCGATACCCGCGCACGCTTCTCCATCGGCTATGCGCCGGATGGCTATAGCGCGCTGAAGGACGCACTGGGCAAGGACGAGCGGCGCATGAAGCTGCTCGAACGCGTCGGCCTGTTCTCCAAGAACGACCGCGGCCACGTCTACGACAAGTTCCGCGACCGGGTGATGTTCCCGATCTTCGACCGCCGTGGCCGCGTCATCGCCTTCGGCGGCCGCGTCATGGAAAAGGACGACGGCCCCAAGTACCTCAACTCGCCGGAAACCGCGCTGTTCCACAAGGGCCGCGAACTGTACGGCCTGTGGCAGGTGCGCCAGGCCAACCAGAAGATCGAACGCCTGATCGTGGTTGAAGGCTATATGGACGTGGTCAGCCTGTTCCAGTTCGGCGTCACCCAGGCGGTGGCAACGCTGGGCACGGCGACCACGCCGGACCATGCCGAGCTGCTGTTCCGCAATGCGCCCGATGTGTACTTCTGCTTCGACGGTGATGCCGCCGGTCGCCGCGCTGGCTGGCGCGCACTGGAGTCGGTGCTGCCGCGCATGAAGGATGGCCGCCAGGCCTTCTTCCTGTTCCTTCCCGATGGCGAGGACCCGGACACCATCGTGCGCAAGGAAGGCGCTGACGCCTTCGATGCACGGCTCAAGCAGGGCACGCCGCTGTCGCAGTTCTTCTTCGACGAGCTCAGCCGCGAGATCAACCTCGGCACACTGGATGGCAAGGCACGCCTGGCCGAACGCGCGAAGCCGATGCTGGCGCAGATTCCCGATGGCGCTTTCGGCGACCTGATGAAGCAGGAGCTGGCGCGCTTGACCGGCATCGGCAGCACCGCGACAGCCGCAGCCCCGGCAGCACGCCCGCCGATGCGCAACAACGCGGTGCCGGCGCAGAAGCGCAGCCTGGTGCGAGAAGCAATATCAATTCTTCTGCAAAAGCCTTCTTTGGCTCTTGAACTGGAAGGACACCATGCGATCAACGGCCTGCGATTACCTGGTATCGACCTTCTATTGGAGATGCTCACGCTTGTTCAACAGAGACCAGATATTAGTACTGGGGCACTTCTAGAGCACTTCAACGGAAGAGAGGAACAAGCGGCTCTGCAGAAGCTCGTAGCTATGGCCCTGCCAAGTGATGAGGAGCTGTGGTCAAAGGAACTTCAAGACGCCATTGAACAATTGGAAAAACAGCTCCTACAACAACGGCTGGAAGAGCTGCAGACCAAGCAACGCCAGCAGGGCCTCGACGACACCGACAAATACGAACTGCGCGAGCTTCTCAAAGCCCGCAGGGAAACGCACAAGTCTGCAAGAAGGGACCAATAG
- a CDS encoding YihY/virulence factor BrkB family protein produces the protein MPAPHPTLHSLKSRLEMLQQSLPAALVRRFVETDVMTQSASLAFYTLLSLAPLLVLLLWLTASLYPPAQQTLIDQIGSLAGPSVAEVARTVITNASEQPDLGSFAGIWSLVLLFIGATVVFAQLQAALNLIFRTDSKRFEGIFGWLKKRVFSAGVVLALGFLLIVSMVATTALQVIFSHLPSALPAVGYVTTLLLYALGFAFLYHYLPDRPVDWRQAFLGGVITAVLFTLGRYAIGLYIANAAPGSAYGSMGTLVIMLVWIYYASVVFFGGALITAVIDERAYARRKVAAEAEVDVGALD, from the coding sequence ATGCCTGCACCCCACCCCACCCTGCATTCGCTCAAATCCCGGCTGGAGATGCTCCAGCAAAGCCTGCCGGCCGCCCTTGTGCGCCGCTTCGTCGAAACCGACGTGATGACCCAGTCCGCGTCGCTGGCCTTCTACACCTTGCTGTCGCTTGCGCCCCTGCTGGTCCTGCTGCTGTGGCTCACCGCCTCACTGTACCCACCAGCACAACAGACACTTATCGACCAGATCGGCTCGCTGGCCGGCCCCAGCGTGGCCGAGGTGGCACGTACGGTGATCACCAATGCCAGCGAGCAGCCGGACCTGGGCTCGTTCGCCGGCATCTGGAGCCTGGTGCTGCTGTTCATCGGCGCCACGGTGGTATTCGCCCAGCTGCAGGCGGCACTGAACCTGATCTTCCGTACCGATTCCAAGCGCTTCGAAGGCATCTTCGGCTGGTTGAAGAAGCGGGTGTTCTCGGCCGGTGTGGTGCTGGCGCTGGGCTTCCTGCTGATCGTGTCGATGGTCGCCACCACCGCCCTGCAGGTGATCTTCTCGCACCTGCCTTCCGCCCTGCCGGCGGTTGGCTATGTGACCACCCTGCTGCTGTACGCACTGGGCTTTGCCTTCCTCTACCACTACCTGCCGGACCGGCCGGTGGATTGGCGCCAGGCCTTCCTCGGCGGCGTGATCACCGCCGTGCTGTTCACCCTGGGCCGCTATGCGATCGGCCTGTACATCGCCAACGCCGCGCCGGGCAGCGCCTACGGCTCGATGGGAACGCTGGTGATCATGCTGGTGTGGATCTACTACGCCAGCGTGGTGTTCTTTGGTGGCGCCCTGATTACCGCGGTGATCGACGAGCGGGCGTATGCGCGGCGGAAGGTGGCGGCTGAGGCCGAGGTTGATGTTGGGGCTTTGGACTGA